A window of the Ostrea edulis chromosome 1, xbOstEdul1.1, whole genome shotgun sequence genome harbors these coding sequences:
- the LOC130048041 gene encoding craniofacial development protein 2-like: MEYYKIELLGVSEARWTGSGSKQLVSGHQILYSGRTDDHHSKGVAIITTKQVHRSLLEWKPVSERIITAKYNSAFAKLTAVVCYAPTDDAEDEEKISVYDSLQKVVDDTPSHDVLLILGDLNAKVGKCNQGKETIMGQQGIGECNNNGERLCTFCQENDLVIGGTIFMHKDIHKTTWNSPDGHSKNQIDHIIINKRWRSSLLDVVAKQGADVGSDHSLVLAKIKLKLRKSRKKDQRPPPINIQKFKRYKNPEIFSIKNSKQVFNTHGTS, translated from the coding sequence ATGGAGTATTACAAGATCGAGCTCCTTGGAGTTAGTGAAGCCAGATGGACAGGTAGTGGATCAAAACAACTAGTATCAGGACATCAGATACTCTACTCTGGAAGAACCGACGACCATCATAGCAAAGGAGTAGCCATTATTACAACAAAGCAGGTCCACAGAAGTCTTTTAGAATGGAAACCTGTGAGTGAGCGAATAATAACAGCAAAGTACAACTCAGCCTTCGCCAAATTGACTGCTGTGGTTTGCTATGCGCCAACAGATGATGCAGAAGATGAAGAGAAAATATCTGTCTATGACAGCCTACAAAAGGTAGTAGACGACACACCATCTCATGATGTTCTGCTTATCCTTGGAGACTTAAATGCTAAAGTTGGAAAATGCAACCAAGGTAAAGAAACCATCATGGGCCAGCAAGGAATAGGAGAATGTAACAACAACGGAGAGAGACTATGCACTTTCTGCCAAGAAAACGACCTAGTAATTGGTGGAACTATATTCATGCACAAAGACATCCATAAGACAACATGGAACTCACCAGATGGTCATTCAAAGAACCAAATTGACCATATTATCATCAACAAGAGATGGAGAAGTAGTCTTCTCGATGTGGTTGCAAAACAAGGGGCTGATGTGGGAAGTGACCACTCTTTAGTACTGGCAAAAATCAAGTTAAAACTGAGAAAATCAAGGAAAAAAGATCAAAGACCACCTCCAATCAACATCCAAAAATTCAAAAGATACAAAAACCCTGAGAtcttttcaattaaaaattcaaaacaagtTTTCAACACTCATGGAACATCCTGA